CAGTAGTGGGAACTAGAACCGTTGATGTTCATGTGGCGCAATTGCGCGCCAAGCTTGGAGAGCCAAATCCAATTCGGACTGCTCGGGGCGTGGGCTATTCGGTGATTAAAGCGTGAAATATTTATCTACCCTGAGTTCTCGTGCCACCTTAATGACTGGCGCAGTTTCCGCAATTGTGGTGCTAATCGCTGCAATCGTAGCTTTTCCGCTGATTAAAACGGCGGCTCAAGATCAGGCGCAGGCAGCGCTGGCTAGCCAAGCAAACATGGTTCACAACATCGCGTCCAAACCGCAGGACTTCGATTTTGACCATGACTACGCAGGCGAAGGTCCGCCACAACGAACCATGGAAGGCATTGTCGAATACCTGCAAGCACAAGGGATTGAAGTCCAAGTAATCATGCCAGGCCAATCTGTGCCTCATGCGCTATCCGCAAAACAGATTCACGATGTTGAACTTGGCTTGCCCGTGAGCGGTCGCACTTGCACTGAAGGTCGGTGCGTATTTCTCGAGGCGAGGCCGGTAGGCCCTGGTACCGGCGTTTTGTTAGTTCAACCAATGTCTGTCTTGAGTTCGGTCACAACGGAGGCAATTAGGCGGATATCGTTAGCGCTATTAGCAGGCTTTGCAGTTGCTGTACTGATGGGCTTTTGGTTTGCCCAGCGATTAACCAAACCACTGGCACAGGCCGCTGATGCCGCACATAAATTGGCACAGGGTGAAAGAAATTTGCGAATTGAGCCCGAAGGTCCAGTTGAAATTTCCGAGATTGCAATTGCCTTGAATGTGCTCTCAGATGAATTGACACATAGTGAAGGCAGACAGCGAGAATTCTTACTTTCAGTTTCCCATGAACTGCGAACACCCCTGACTGCCATTCGTGGATATGCCGAAGCAATGGTTGACGGCGTTGTTAAACCAGATGAACTTAATCGCGTTGGCGGAATCATCGAGTCCGAATCACTGCGCCTTGACCGATTAGTTAGCGATTTGCTGGATTTAGCCCGAACTGGCGCAGTCGATTTTCAAATTAATCCAGCAAACATGGACTTGGCTCAGGTTGTTTCCGATGCAGGTGAGGTCTGGGAACGTCGGTGTGCACGCGAAGGTGTGAATTTCAAGTTGGTCACGCCAACCCAACCGGTATTCCTCGTCTCTGACATCGGAAGACTTCGGCAAATAATCGATAACTTGCTGGAAAATGCCTTGCGGGTTACGCCATCAGGAGCGCCAATAGTCTTGGAACTTGCCGCCGACCGCAGTATTGAAGTTCGGGATGGTGGACCAGGACTTTCGAGCGATGATTTAGCAGTGGCATTTGAACCAGGTGAACTTTACGAGCGCTATCGAGGTGTGCGAAAAGTTGGTACTGGATTTGGCCTAGCTCTGGTTGGCCGACTGGCTCAGCGCCTAGGAGCGAGGGCTAGTGCTGGACATGCAGCTGAGGGTGGAGCATCTTTTCGCATCGAATTTCCACTGGTTAAAACCGCATAGAATTAGGAGAACACCAAACAAGGGATCACAATGGCTACCGTCCTCGACTCCATTATTGAGGGAGTGCGTGAAGATTTAGCGCTTCGGCAAGCGAAAGTTTCGCTGGCAGAACTGGAATCCCGACTTAGTGATGTTTCAGCGCCACTTCACGCAACAAACACTCTGCAGCAGAACGCGTTTAGTGTAATCGCGGAGGTTAAACGCTCTAGTCCAAGCAAAGGACATCTGGCCGACATCACAGCGCCTGACCAATTAGCTGCACATTATGAATCTGGCGGAGCAGCAATAGTGAGCGTTTTGACTGAACAAAGGCGCTTTAGTGGCAGCTTGGCCGATCTTGATCTGGTGCGCAAGCAAATCGAAATTCCAATATTGCGCAAAGATTTTATGGTTACTGAGTATCAGATATTTGAGGCAAGAGCCCACGGTGCAGACGTAATTTTGTTAATTGTGGCCGGGCTACTGCAAAGTCAACTTCGGGATTTTTATGACATCGCCCGTGGGCTAGGTATGTCTGCCCTAGTGGAGATTCATGATGAAGCTGAACTGGATCGAGCAATGGACATTGACCCGGACCTTCTTGGGGTGAACGCCAGAAACCTAAAGACACTAGAGGTCGATTTGGCCGTATGCCACCGGCTGATTCCGCAAATCCCTAAGTCCGTCGTTGCAGTGGCCGAATCAGGAATTTCGACTTTGGCCGAAGTCGAAGCCTTGGCTCGAAGCGGCGCAGATGCCATTTTGGTTGGTGAAGCGTTGGTCAAAGGTGGTCATCCTCAGGAAACTGTCCGAGAATGGATTCAGGCAGGTACAGAGCAGCGAAATGCAGATGGTGTCAGATGACAATTGAATCAACTTTAAGTCCCGACGCTAGTGGCCACTTTGGTCAGTTCGGTGGCCGATTTGTGCCCGAGGCGTTAATGGCGGCACTTGACGAACTTGATGCAGCGTTTCGTAGTGCCAAATCTGATCCTGTTTTTCAGGCAGAGCTGCATGACCTACAGGTCAATTACACAGGACGGCCAAGTCCAATCACAATTGCAAATCGGTTCTCCGAATTTGCAGGTGGCGCGACAATACTGCTCAAGCGTGAGGATTTAAATCACACTGGATCGCACAAAATTAATAATGTGTTAGGGCAAGCGCTATTGACCAAGCGCATGGGAAAGACTCGAGTGATTGCTGAAACTGGTGCTGGGCAGCACGGAGTTGCAACAGCAACTGCAGCGGCCCTGCTGGGACTTGAATGTATTGTCTACATGGGCGAAGAAGACACGAAGCGGCAAGCTCTGAATGTTGCACGCATGGAACTTCTCGGTGCAACAGTTATTCCGGTCACTACTGGAAGTCGGACCCTTAAGGATGCGATTAATGAGGCAATGCGTGATTGGGTAGCAAATGTTGAAAACACGCATTACCTCCTCGGCACAGTAGCCGGGCCGGCGCCATTTCCAGAAATGGTTCGGGACTTTCACCGAATTATTGGCGATGAGTCCCGCGCGCAGATGCTAGAGCGTTTTGGCAGATTGCCAGACGCAGTTGTGGCTTGTGTGGGCGGTGGCTCAAATGCCATCGGCATATTCACGGCATTTATCGCTGATTCCGCCGTCCGACTTGTTGGCTTCGAAGCCGGTGGTGATGGAGTCGCGACGGGCCGCCATGCTGCCACCATCACTGGTGGGGCCATTGGCGTCTTACATGGTGCTCGCTCATATGTTTTGCAAGATGAAGAAGGACAGACAATTGAAAGCCATTCAATTAGTGCGGGCCTGGATTACCCAGGCGTAGGACCCGAACACGCATTTTTAGCCGAAATTGGTCGCGCTGAATACCGACCAGTCACTGACACCGAAGCTATGGACGCACTCCGGCTACTTTGTCGAACTGAAGGAATCATTCCAGCCATCGAAACCGCACATGCACTTCATGGCGCTTTAGAGTTAGGCAAAGAATTAGGCGAAGGTGCTCTGATTTTGGTGAACTGTTCCGGTCGTGGCGATAAAGATGTAGCAACTGCCGCTAACTGGTTCAACCTAATGGACCAAAAGTCATGACCACAGTTGCCCAAGCATTTGCCACTGCGCGTGCTGAAAACCGAGCCGCGCTAATTGGTTACTTGCCCGCCGGTTTTCCTACCAAAAGTGGTGCCATCGAATGTATATCGGCCATGGTTGCTGGCGGAGTAGACATTGTCGAAATCGGTTTGCCATACTCCGATCCGCTGATGGACGGAATCACCATCCAAGAGGCGGTGCAAACCTCGCTGGAAAACGGCACCAAGATTATTGATGTCATAGATACCGTCGGCAAAGTAAGCAAA
This genomic stretch from Actinomycetota bacterium harbors:
- a CDS encoding sensor histidine kinase; translated protein: MKYLSTLSSRATLMTGAVSAIVVLIAAIVAFPLIKTAAQDQAQAALASQANMVHNIASKPQDFDFDHDYAGEGPPQRTMEGIVEYLQAQGIEVQVIMPGQSVPHALSAKQIHDVELGLPVSGRTCTEGRCVFLEARPVGPGTGVLLVQPMSVLSSVTTEAIRRISLALLAGFAVAVLMGFWFAQRLTKPLAQAADAAHKLAQGERNLRIEPEGPVEISEIAIALNVLSDELTHSEGRQREFLLSVSHELRTPLTAIRGYAEAMVDGVVKPDELNRVGGIIESESLRLDRLVSDLLDLARTGAVDFQINPANMDLAQVVSDAGEVWERRCAREGVNFKLVTPTQPVFLVSDIGRLRQIIDNLLENALRVTPSGAPIVLELAADRSIEVRDGGPGLSSDDLAVAFEPGELYERYRGVRKVGTGFGLALVGRLAQRLGARASAGHAAEGGASFRIEFPLVKTA
- the trpC gene encoding indole-3-glycerol phosphate synthase TrpC, which codes for MTMATVLDSIIEGVREDLALRQAKVSLAELESRLSDVSAPLHATNTLQQNAFSVIAEVKRSSPSKGHLADITAPDQLAAHYESGGAAIVSVLTEQRRFSGSLADLDLVRKQIEIPILRKDFMVTEYQIFEARAHGADVILLIVAGLLQSQLRDFYDIARGLGMSALVEIHDEAELDRAMDIDPDLLGVNARNLKTLEVDLAVCHRLIPQIPKSVVAVAESGISTLAEVEALARSGADAILVGEALVKGGHPQETVREWIQAGTEQRNADGVR
- the trpB gene encoding tryptophan synthase subunit beta; this translates as MTIESTLSPDASGHFGQFGGRFVPEALMAALDELDAAFRSAKSDPVFQAELHDLQVNYTGRPSPITIANRFSEFAGGATILLKREDLNHTGSHKINNVLGQALLTKRMGKTRVIAETGAGQHGVATATAAALLGLECIVYMGEEDTKRQALNVARMELLGATVIPVTTGSRTLKDAINEAMRDWVANVENTHYLLGTVAGPAPFPEMVRDFHRIIGDESRAQMLERFGRLPDAVVACVGGGSNAIGIFTAFIADSAVRLVGFEAGGDGVATGRHAATITGGAIGVLHGARSYVLQDEEGQTIESHSISAGLDYPGVGPEHAFLAEIGRAEYRPVTDTEAMDALRLLCRTEGIIPAIETAHALHGALELGKELGEGALILVNCSGRGDKDVATAANWFNLMDQKS